One region of Flavobacterium pisciphilum genomic DNA includes:
- a CDS encoding T9SS type A sorting domain-containing protein, with amino-acid sequence MKKILGLSLVLVIFLTTMSTYAIDGKGDYILNIKTGNGKVVSFTLNGEQKSNFSIFDNESHLIYKGVATNELETSKTLSLEEFPAGTYYLEVQDNTNKIKHEIVVKSSKANKTANESFNQSPAFRR; translated from the coding sequence ATGAAGAAGATTTTAGGATTAAGCTTAGTATTGGTTATTTTTTTGACAACGATGAGTACTTATGCTATTGATGGAAAAGGGGATTATATCTTGAATATAAAAACTGGAAATGGTAAAGTAGTTAGTTTTACCTTGAATGGAGAACAAAAATCAAATTTCTCAATTTTTGATAATGAGAGCCATTTGATATACAAAGGAGTAGCAACTAATGAATTAGAGACTTCAAAAACATTAAGCTTAGAAGAATTCCCTGCAGGAACTTACTATCTTGAAGTACAAGACAATACCAATAAAATAAAACACGAGATTGTTGTAAAATCTTCTAAAGCAAATAAAACAGCTAACGAAAGTTTTAATCAAAGTCCAGCTTTTCGTCGTTAA
- a CDS encoding M13 family metallopeptidase: protein MNLFRTLIVFALTGIIVSSCGKKEQTVFPDPLLTNRDTTVNPADDFFNYANNGWFKKNPIPSTDSNNGISRIIMDTINKQIKTICEKSATDESATKGSNKQKIGDFYGSGMDTIAIEKAGISPLNNEIKKITAIKDIPTLVSSIAHLQTIGASPAFSFYVGQDDKISTKYALFFSQGGLGMGQRDFYLDADKRNESIRKEYLIHLKTMMKFMGEDETTAAKSATSIMKLETALAKSSRKLELVRDPIKNYNKLTLEQFSKTTPNIDWKTVLPVLGITKADSVIVGQPEFFTALNGLLKTYPIEEWKTYLKWSLVNAYAGYLNAAVEKQNFKFFSTVMNGVSAQKPRWERVVGHTDNYLGDLVGQVYVAEYMPKGVKEKLLEIGNNIRDVFALHIKKLDWMSDTTKEKALKKLNKIVMKVGYPDKWKDLSKLAIDRNSYCSNVLRANSWHYNYMVDKYGKAVDRNEWIMQPQTYNAYYHSSNNEIVIPACNIIVPGYEGRMPDDAILYGILGGSFFGHEITHGFDDEGSLYDEKGNLNNWWTAEDLKKFNKKTKLIVSQYNKFTVLGKHVNGDATQGENIADLGGVVVGYEAFKKTAQYKNNEKISGLTPDQRYFLSYAYSWLVNRRDESKINLIMTDVHAPEQFRVNGPLSNMPEFYKAFNVKKGDKMYQPDSLRVVIW, encoded by the coding sequence ATGAATTTATTTAGAACACTTATCGTATTTGCTCTAACAGGAATAATCGTTTCTAGCTGTGGCAAAAAAGAGCAAACAGTATTCCCAGACCCTTTACTAACCAATCGAGATACAACTGTAAATCCTGCAGATGATTTTTTTAATTATGCCAATAACGGATGGTTTAAGAAAAATCCAATTCCAAGTACCGACAGTAATAATGGTATTTCGAGAATTATTATGGACACGATTAATAAGCAAATAAAAACGATTTGCGAAAAATCGGCAACAGATGAATCGGCAACAAAAGGAAGTAATAAGCAAAAAATAGGTGATTTTTATGGCTCGGGGATGGATACAATTGCTATCGAAAAAGCAGGTATATCTCCGCTTAATAACGAAATAAAAAAAATCACTGCTATTAAAGACATTCCAACTTTGGTAAGTTCTATAGCGCATTTACAAACAATAGGTGCTAGTCCAGCCTTTTCGTTTTATGTAGGTCAAGATGATAAAATAAGCACAAAATATGCGCTGTTTTTTAGTCAAGGCGGATTGGGTATGGGACAAAGAGATTTTTATCTCGATGCCGATAAACGTAATGAATCTATTCGAAAGGAGTACTTAATTCATCTAAAAACCATGATGAAATTTATGGGAGAAGACGAAACCACTGCTGCCAAGAGTGCTACAAGTATTATGAAATTAGAAACAGCACTTGCAAAATCGTCACGTAAGTTAGAGTTAGTGCGAGATCCAATAAAAAACTACAATAAACTTACATTAGAACAATTTAGTAAAACTACACCAAATATTGATTGGAAAACAGTTCTGCCAGTCTTAGGAATTACCAAAGCTGATTCAGTAATTGTGGGGCAACCAGAGTTTTTTACAGCATTAAACGGATTACTGAAAACGTATCCTATTGAAGAATGGAAAACATATCTTAAATGGAGTTTAGTAAATGCTTATGCTGGTTATTTAAATGCAGCTGTTGAGAAACAAAATTTCAAATTCTTTTCAACGGTAATGAACGGAGTTAGTGCTCAAAAACCAAGATGGGAAAGAGTAGTTGGTCATACAGATAATTATTTGGGAGATTTAGTAGGGCAGGTTTATGTAGCTGAATATATGCCGAAGGGAGTTAAAGAAAAATTACTAGAAATAGGTAATAACATACGTGATGTATTTGCGCTACATATTAAGAAATTAGATTGGATGAGCGATACAACCAAAGAGAAAGCATTGAAAAAGCTGAATAAAATTGTTATGAAAGTTGGCTATCCAGATAAATGGAAAGATTTGAGTAAGCTTGCTATTGATCGTAACTCTTATTGTAGCAATGTACTAAGAGCTAATTCTTGGCATTACAATTATATGGTTGATAAATATGGTAAAGCTGTAGATAGAAATGAATGGATTATGCAGCCACAAACATATAATGCGTATTATCACTCAAGCAATAACGAAATTGTAATTCCTGCATGTAATATTATCGTTCCAGGTTATGAAGGAAGAATGCCTGATGATGCCATATTATACGGAATTCTTGGAGGCTCGTTCTTTGGGCATGAAATCACTCATGGGTTTGATGATGAAGGAAGCCTATATGACGAAAAAGGGAATTTAAATAATTGGTGGACAGCTGAAGATTTGAAAAAATTTAATAAAAAAACCAAACTGATTGTTTCGCAGTATAACAAATTTACTGTACTTGGTAAACATGTAAATGGCGATGCAACTCAAGGTGAGAATATTGCTGATTTAGGTGGTGTTGTAGTAGGTTACGAAGCATTTAAGAAAACAGCACAATATAAAAACAATGAAAAAATTAGCGGATTAACACCAGATCAACGTTATTTCCTTTCATATGCTTATTCATGGTTGGTAAATAGGAGAGATGAATCGAAGATTAATCTAATCATGACCGATGTACACGCTCCAGAACAATTTAGAGTAAATGGGCCATTAAGCAATATGCCAGAGTTTTATAAGGCATTTAATGTGAAAAAAGGAGACAAAATGTATCAACCAGATAGTTTACGAGTAGTGATTTGGTAG